The Candidatus Koribacter versatilis Ellin345 genome has a segment encoding these proteins:
- a CDS encoding CBS domain-containing protein, with protein sequence MSILKLCDQSPAFVSINASVADAITMMIDRHAGAVAVVEENHVVAGMFSERDVMRKFALSGRSAESTPVREYMSQYVVMGSPETTPAEALQVMIESRHRHLPIVDSDGKLLGVISIRHVLEAQVDLLTEQLRRSEEDRSASNTIQ encoded by the coding sequence ATGAGCATTTTGAAGCTGTGCGACCAGTCCCCCGCTTTTGTGAGCATTAACGCGTCTGTCGCCGACGCAATCACGATGATGATCGACCGCCACGCTGGCGCTGTTGCGGTAGTGGAGGAGAACCACGTCGTTGCCGGGATGTTCAGCGAACGCGACGTGATGAGAAAATTCGCTCTGAGCGGCCGCTCGGCGGAGTCCACGCCGGTGCGCGAATATATGAGCCAGTACGTGGTGATGGGATCGCCCGAGACCACGCCGGCCGAAGCCCTCCAGGTAATGATCGAATCGCGCCATCGCCATCTGCCGATCGTGGACTCGGATGGAAAGCTTCTTGGCGTCATTTCGATTCGCCATGTACTCGAAGCGCAAGTGGATCTGCTGACCGAGCAGTTGCGCCGGAGCGAGGAGGATCGCTCCGCTTCAAACACTATTCAATAG
- a CDS encoding tetratricopeptide repeat protein → MTTKIGRNDRCPCGSGKKYKLCCLVRPSNAARLMMAREHHEAGRLQPAAKIYEQVLRGDPNNVEALHSLSILASQIGETATAERLMRQVLSLQPEHVGALSNLGITLQSQGRQEDAIACYEKVIALRPHHAEAHNNLGNLRLAQGDLEQAIASYQRALDLKPDYADAHYNLGNAYQRRGNWTQARESYRRAVASRPEFPEAQNNLGVVLREMGETSAAIEAFERAIALRAEYADPLNNLGVALQEQGRMSAAVEHYHQAIALRPADVEAHFNLGSALQELHRTDEAIAAYQSALEIQPGYLPAYSNLLLLYASTGCVSPAEELAFALGWERAALTEEERAEARSRRFVRTHLAGRKLRIGIVSAELGEHAVADFLEPLLSEIDRSQFELLLFPTRLRDGARTQRLHALGDKVISLAQVPDAAAAEVIRKEGVDVLIDTTGHTRGCRLGIFAHRAAPVQMTWIGYWSTTGLTEVDWVLADDKLPASFDAHFCEGIWRVPRLPLVYRGDTALPQSAWTPSADGTLWFGSLNRYSKIGQESLDLWAKVMEAVPKSKLLLEDRTADDTDAHQRISAELATHGIGADRIEFEPYIPGHERHMRLYDRVDVALDTIPLNSGTTACDALWMGVPLVAMEGNRTASRIAAGFLRAIGRTEWIADSEQNYISKVVELSNNVELRKQLRGSQRQRMVESSLCDARGLARELEQTFVQMFDRWTAAQTS, encoded by the coding sequence GTGACGACCAAGATCGGCCGCAACGACCGTTGTCCGTGCGGCAGCGGGAAAAAATACAAGCTATGCTGCCTGGTGCGTCCGTCGAACGCAGCACGGCTCATGATGGCACGCGAACACCACGAGGCCGGACGGCTGCAACCCGCAGCAAAGATCTATGAGCAGGTCTTACGGGGCGATCCGAATAACGTCGAGGCTCTTCATTCGCTTAGCATCCTCGCCAGCCAGATCGGCGAGACGGCTACGGCAGAGCGCCTGATGCGGCAGGTTCTCAGTTTGCAACCGGAACACGTCGGCGCACTCAGCAATTTAGGGATCACGTTGCAATCCCAAGGACGCCAAGAAGATGCGATTGCCTGCTACGAGAAGGTAATCGCGCTCCGCCCTCACCACGCCGAAGCGCATAACAACCTTGGCAATCTGCGCTTGGCGCAAGGCGATTTGGAGCAGGCGATTGCGAGTTACCAGCGCGCGCTGGACTTGAAGCCTGACTACGCGGACGCGCATTACAACTTGGGAAATGCCTATCAACGTCGCGGAAATTGGACGCAAGCAAGAGAAAGTTATAGACGTGCCGTGGCGTCACGTCCCGAATTTCCAGAAGCACAAAACAATCTCGGAGTAGTGCTGCGGGAGATGGGCGAGACGTCCGCGGCGATTGAGGCCTTCGAACGGGCAATTGCGCTTCGCGCGGAATATGCAGACCCGCTCAACAATCTCGGTGTCGCGCTCCAGGAACAGGGCCGAATGTCGGCCGCGGTCGAACACTATCACCAAGCGATCGCGTTGCGTCCTGCGGATGTGGAAGCGCATTTCAATCTCGGCAGCGCACTACAGGAACTCCACCGTACCGACGAGGCAATCGCCGCCTATCAAAGTGCGCTGGAGATTCAACCTGGCTACTTGCCCGCGTACAGCAATTTGCTGCTGCTTTACGCTTCAACAGGTTGCGTTTCACCCGCGGAAGAGCTCGCGTTCGCACTCGGCTGGGAACGGGCAGCCCTCACCGAGGAGGAACGCGCGGAAGCCAGAAGTAGGAGGTTCGTCCGGACACATCTCGCAGGAAGAAAGCTGCGGATAGGCATCGTATCGGCGGAGCTGGGCGAACACGCCGTTGCCGATTTTCTTGAGCCGCTGCTGAGTGAGATTGACCGCAGCCAGTTCGAATTGCTCTTGTTCCCGACTCGGCTGCGCGATGGCGCACGCACCCAGCGTCTGCATGCGCTTGGCGATAAGGTCATTTCGCTGGCGCAGGTTCCGGATGCTGCGGCAGCAGAGGTTATACGCAAAGAAGGCGTAGACGTGCTGATCGATACCACCGGGCATACTCGCGGCTGTCGCCTCGGAATCTTCGCGCATCGGGCGGCGCCGGTGCAGATGACGTGGATCGGCTACTGGAGCACGACAGGACTCACCGAAGTGGATTGGGTGCTCGCGGATGACAAGCTGCCGGCCAGCTTCGATGCTCATTTCTGCGAAGGCATCTGGCGAGTACCTCGGTTGCCCTTGGTGTATCGCGGCGACACTGCTCTGCCTCAGAGCGCATGGACACCGAGCGCAGACGGCACGCTTTGGTTCGGAAGTCTTAACCGGTACTCGAAGATCGGCCAGGAGAGCCTCGATCTTTGGGCGAAGGTGATGGAAGCAGTACCGAAGTCGAAACTCCTTCTCGAGGATCGGACCGCAGATGATACTGATGCGCATCAGCGCATATCGGCGGAACTCGCGACCCACGGTATCGGCGCCGATCGAATCGAGTTCGAGCCATACATCCCCGGACACGAGCGCCATATGCGCCTCTACGACCGCGTTGACGTCGCACTCGACACCATCCCGCTCAATAGCGGTACGACGGCTTGCGACGCTCTCTGGATGGGGGTGCCTCTGGTTGCGATGGAGGGGAACCGTACCGCATCACGCATTGCGGCAGGATTTCTGCGCGCCATCGGCCGTACAGAGTGGATTGCGGATAGCGAGCAGAACTACATTTCGAAGGTTGTCGAACTGTCGAATAATGTCGAACTGCGCAAGCAATTGCGCGGCTCGCAGCGTCAACGGATGGTCGAAAGTTCATTGTGCGATGCCCGCGGACTGGCGCGCGAACTTGAGCAGACGTTCGTGCAGATGTTCGACCGCTGGACGGCCGCGCAGACGTCTTGA
- a CDS encoding DUF1003 domain-containing protein, producing MAADPLLLAEVPIFSLLDEQERETLIGLLEHQTVKEGELIFRTGDHPDALYVIADGKVELFIHDDAGRKIALDELGPADVVGEVSFMDGGPRTASSAALTPTRLLRFERESLLEFVTRHPHAAIDLLTMMGKRLRSADEMLRHTVVQNANIVEEDQLTFGQRIADQVATFGGSWTFIITFGTVLVVWVIVNVILLSKPFDPYPFILLNLVLSMLAALQAPVIMMSQNRQSAKDRLNSDLDFKVNQKAELEIAHLHKKVDQLYEVTQQHWAQRDKEHRSGGQGKPAN from the coding sequence ATGGCGGCAGATCCGCTCTTATTGGCCGAGGTTCCTATCTTCTCGCTGCTCGACGAGCAGGAGCGCGAAACCCTGATCGGACTCCTGGAGCACCAAACCGTAAAGGAAGGCGAACTCATCTTTCGCACCGGCGATCATCCGGACGCCCTCTACGTTATTGCTGATGGCAAGGTGGAACTCTTCATTCACGACGATGCTGGACGCAAGATCGCCCTCGACGAACTTGGCCCCGCAGATGTTGTGGGCGAAGTTTCCTTCATGGACGGCGGACCGCGCACGGCCAGCTCCGCAGCCCTCACTCCTACGAGGCTACTGCGCTTCGAGCGCGAATCGTTGCTGGAATTTGTTACCCGGCACCCTCATGCAGCGATCGACCTGCTTACCATGATGGGCAAGAGGCTTCGCTCGGCTGATGAGATGCTGCGCCACACCGTAGTGCAAAATGCGAATATCGTTGAAGAAGACCAGTTGACCTTCGGACAGCGTATTGCGGACCAGGTTGCGACCTTCGGCGGTTCGTGGACTTTCATCATCACCTTCGGCACGGTGTTAGTCGTATGGGTGATCGTGAATGTCATCCTGCTGAGCAAGCCCTTCGATCCGTATCCGTTCATCCTTCTGAACTTGGTGCTCTCGATGCTGGCAGCCTTGCAAGCGCCGGTGATCATGATGAGCCAGAACCGCCAGTCGGCTAAAGACCGCCTGAATTCGGACCTCGATTTCAAGGTGAACCAGAAGGCGGAACTCGAGATCGCGCACCTGCACAAAAAGGTGGATCAGCTCTACGAAGTCACGCAGCAGCACTGGGCGCAGCGCGACAAAGAACACCGCTCAGGTGGCCAGGGCAAACCCGCCAACTGA
- the mnmE gene encoding tRNA uridine-5-carboxymethylaminomethyl(34) synthesis GTPase MnmE: protein MNLDDTIVAIATPPGRGGIGVVRLAGPEARTVALLMLRLANGKAELEAQRAHFAELVDPESGERLDEVVVAYFAKPHSYTTDDIVEISCHGSPVLLARVVELALAKGVRMADPGEFTMRAFLNGRIDLTQAEAVRDLIESQTLYQARVAAQQLGGSVSRRLQPTKQKLVNLIAVLEAGIDFADDDVSVLPAKEAIARIAEVHEPLAKLKEGFAFGKVVHEGLTLAIVGRPNVGKSSLFNRLVERDRAIVTAIPGTTRDLVTETVSLGGIPVHLVDTAGIRESHDEAESIGIQKSREAMADADLVLVVVDAHAETGHELDHQLISAAAERSAILVENKIDLGRHSVANGKSIPVVRTSAVSGEGIAELREQILRMVSGESGREESGFLTNIRQHQLVTDSLAALEAATNALEVRVPHEMVLMDLYNALRPLDDITGATTADDILNLIFSTFCIGK from the coding sequence GTGAACCTCGACGACACGATTGTCGCGATTGCAACTCCGCCGGGCCGCGGAGGGATTGGCGTCGTGCGCCTTGCCGGCCCCGAGGCGCGAACTGTCGCGCTTCTTATGCTTCGTCTCGCGAATGGGAAAGCAGAGCTCGAAGCACAGCGCGCGCACTTCGCGGAGCTAGTGGACCCCGAATCCGGCGAACGCCTCGACGAAGTCGTCGTCGCCTACTTCGCCAAGCCGCATTCTTATACGACGGACGATATCGTCGAGATTTCCTGCCATGGGTCACCGGTACTGCTGGCCCGCGTCGTGGAGCTTGCGCTGGCGAAAGGTGTGCGCATGGCCGATCCCGGCGAGTTCACAATGCGCGCGTTCCTCAATGGCCGTATTGACCTTACTCAAGCCGAAGCGGTGCGCGACCTGATTGAGTCGCAGACGCTCTACCAGGCGAGAGTCGCCGCGCAACAACTCGGAGGCTCGGTGTCGCGAAGGCTTCAGCCCACAAAGCAGAAGCTGGTGAATTTGATTGCCGTGCTCGAAGCCGGCATCGACTTCGCCGACGACGATGTCTCGGTTCTTCCAGCGAAGGAAGCCATCGCACGAATTGCTGAGGTGCATGAACCGCTCGCCAAGCTGAAAGAGGGCTTCGCGTTCGGCAAGGTAGTGCACGAGGGACTGACGCTCGCGATTGTAGGCCGTCCGAACGTGGGCAAGTCCAGCCTGTTTAACCGCCTTGTTGAGCGCGACCGCGCCATCGTCACCGCAATTCCCGGCACCACGCGCGATCTCGTCACCGAGACCGTGTCTCTGGGTGGTATCCCCGTGCATCTTGTGGATACTGCCGGCATCCGCGAGTCGCACGATGAGGCAGAGAGCATCGGAATCCAGAAATCGCGCGAAGCTATGGCTGACGCGGATCTCGTGCTTGTTGTCGTTGACGCTCACGCCGAGACCGGACACGAACTCGACCACCAACTAATCTCGGCTGCAGCCGAGCGCAGTGCAATTCTCGTTGAAAACAAAATTGATCTCGGCCGTCACTCGGTTGCAAACGGGAAGTCCATTCCTGTGGTCCGTACCTCGGCGGTGAGCGGTGAAGGCATAGCTGAATTGCGCGAGCAGATCCTGCGGATGGTCTCCGGCGAATCGGGACGGGAAGAAAGCGGATTCCTCACCAACATTCGCCAACACCAGCTTGTTACCGACTCGCTCGCAGCACTCGAGGCCGCGACCAATGCACTCGAAGTGCGCGTGCCGCACGAAATGGTGCTGATGGACCTCTACAACGCTTTGCGTCCACTGGACGATATCACCGGTGCAACCACCGCCGACGACATCCTGAACTTGATCTTTTCGACTTTCTGCATCGGGAAGTGA